In Anaerostipes hadrus ATCC 29173 = JCM 17467, a single genomic region encodes these proteins:
- a CDS encoding Hpt domain-containing protein — protein sequence MNIQEFYDSIDESYENVSSRMMGNQKLVEKFVRKFLDDPTYGQIKEAVDKMDYDEILRTTHTMKGIASNLEFTHLQQKSAKAVDMIRAGQREEVLPVIGEIEKEYQKVIEQIQKLD from the coding sequence ATGAATATTCAGGAGTTTTATGACAGTATTGATGAAAGTTATGAAAATGTAAGCAGCCGTATGATGGGAAACCAGAAACTGGTGGAAAAGTTTGTCCGTAAGTTTTTAGATGATCCTACTTATGGACAGATTAAAGAAGCAGTAGATAAGATGGATTATGATGAAATTCTTCGAACAACTCATACGATGAAAGGAATTGCAAGCAATCTGGAGTTTACACATTTACAGCAAAAAAGTGCGAAAGCAGTAGATATGATCCGTGCAGGACAGCGCGAAGAAGTATTGCCAGTGATCGGTGAAATTGAGAAAGAATATCAAAAAGTTATAGAACAGATCCAGAAATTGGATTAA
- a CDS encoding phosphatidate cytidylyltransferase translates to MFKQRLISGIILVLIAAFGLYMGGIVTFAMTLIVALIGYSEILKIYHIEKSSLAVIGYTGTILYYVALLFDLDQWTTAIIILFLIFLLGCYVVRFPKYKVDQMMAGFFGFVYVAVMMSFIYQIRELQNGGEFVVLLFLAAWGNDTLAYCTGMLIGKHKMSPILSPKKSIEGLVGGIVGAAILGALYGLYLNTYIRFSFNPVTMFPIVCGLGGAVSVIGDLAASAIKRDSGIKDYGTLIPGHGGILDRFDSIIFIAPVIYYLTVMISGGAI, encoded by the coding sequence ATGTTTAAGCAAAGACTGATCAGTGGGATCATTTTAGTATTGATCGCAGCTTTTGGGTTATATATGGGTGGAATTGTGACGTTTGCAATGACATTGATCGTTGCATTGATCGGATACAGCGAGATTTTAAAGATTTATCATATTGAGAAATCATCTTTGGCAGTGATCGGATATACAGGCACGATTCTTTATTATGTGGCATTGTTATTTGATCTTGATCAATGGACCACAGCAATCATTATTTTATTTTTAATCTTTTTACTCGGATGCTATGTGGTACGTTTTCCAAAGTATAAAGTGGACCAGATGATGGCAGGATTCTTTGGATTTGTATATGTAGCGGTTATGATGTCCTTTATCTATCAGATCCGTGAATTACAAAATGGAGGAGAATTTGTTGTATTATTATTCCTTGCAGCATGGGGAAATGACACTTTAGCATATTGTACAGGAATGTTGATCGGAAAACATAAGATGTCACCAATTTTAAGTCCTAAGAAAAGTATAGAAGGTTTGGTTGGCGGAATTGTCGGTGCGGCAATTCTTGGTGCATTATATGGATTATATCTAAACACATATATCAGATTTAGTTTTAATCCAGTTACAATGTTCCCAATTGTTTGTGGACTAGGTGGAGCAGTTTCAGTCATTGGAGATTTGGCAGCATCTGCGATCAAGAGAGATTCAGGAATTAAGGATTATGGTACATTGATCCCTGGTCATGGAGGAATTCTTGATCGATTTGATAGTATTATTTTTATTGCACCTGTCATTTATTATCTGACAGTTATGATCTCAGGAGGAGCGATCTAG
- a CDS encoding isoprenyl transferase: protein MENLNIPQHVAIILDGNGRWAKKRHLPRNMGHRQGSKVVEQIIEDAHDLGIKYLTVYAFSTENWKRPQDEVNALMKLLRDYLKTCIKRANKNNMKVRVIGDITGLSEDLQEKIIELEKASKDNTGINFTIALNYGSRDEMVRAMRHMADDLSSGNLSKDMITEEVFNGYLDTKELPDPDLMIRTSGEERLSNFMLWQLAYTEFYFTDVLWPDFNKKELIKAIEYYNRRDRRFGGI from the coding sequence ATGGAGAATTTAAATATTCCACAACATGTGGCCATTATCTTAGATGGGAATGGAAGATGGGCAAAAAAACGCCATTTACCTAGGAATATGGGACATAGACAGGGAAGTAAAGTGGTGGAACAGATCATAGAAGATGCACATGATCTTGGAATTAAATATTTAACAGTTTATGCTTTTTCAACAGAGAATTGGAAACGCCCACAGGACGAAGTAAATGCATTGATGAAACTGCTTCGTGATTATTTAAAGACATGTATCAAGCGTGCAAATAAAAATAATATGAAAGTCAGAGTGATCGGAGATATCACAGGACTTTCCGAAGATTTACAGGAGAAGATCATTGAGCTTGAGAAGGCATCCAAAGATAATACAGGGATCAATTTTACGATCGCACTGAATTATGGAAGTCGTGATGAGATGGTGCGGGCTATGAGACATATGGCAGATGATCTTTCTAGTGGAAATCTTTCCAAAGATATGATCACGGAAGAAGTGTTTAATGGATATCTGGATACAAAAGAACTTCCAGATCCAGATCTGATGATTCGTACAAGTGGGGAAGAAAGATTGTCGAACTTTATGTTATGGCAGTTAGCATATACAGAATTTTATTTTACAGATGTGCTCTGGCCTGATTTTAATAAAAAGGAATTAATAAAGGCGATCGAATACTATAATAGACGCGACCGCAGATTTGGAGGAATATAA
- a CDS encoding 1-deoxy-D-xylulose-5-phosphate reductoisomerase: MKYISIIGSTGSIGTQTLDIVRSNKDLKVTALAAGTSIDLLEKQAREFQPVIVAVYNEQKAEELKLRLADTSIKVCAGMDGLLEAATQEQCSVVVTAIVGMIGIRPTIAAMKAGKDIALANKETLVTAGHIIMPMAEELGVSIYPVDSEHSAIFQCLQSGKRDDLDSLIITASGGPFRKKTTEELKHVTVEDALNHPNWSMGRKITIDSATLVNKGLEVIEAKWLFGVDFDNIHVVVQPKSVIHSMIQFKDGSVIAQLGTPDMKLPIQYALFYPQHRNLAGERLDFAKLKEITFEEPPVDVLKGLPYAYKAGRIGGSMPTVLNAANEKAVALFLGRKIQFLDIYDIIEDTMNAHKVIENPTLEEVLETEQWVYEHIESR, from the coding sequence ATGAAATATATTTCAATTATTGGATCTACAGGTTCCATTGGAACCCAGACACTAGATATCGTACGAAGTAATAAAGATCTGAAAGTTACAGCCTTAGCAGCAGGAACAAGTATTGATCTGTTAGAGAAACAAGCAAGAGAATTTCAGCCAGTGATCGTTGCTGTATACAATGAACAGAAGGCAGAAGAGTTGAAACTTCGTCTGGCAGATACGAGTATAAAAGTATGTGCAGGAATGGATGGATTATTAGAAGCAGCAACACAGGAGCAGTGTTCTGTTGTTGTCACAGCAATTGTCGGAATGATCGGAATTCGTCCAACGATCGCTGCGATGAAGGCTGGGAAAGACATCGCACTTGCTAATAAAGAAACATTGGTAACTGCAGGGCATATCATTATGCCAATGGCGGAAGAATTGGGTGTTTCTATTTATCCAGTAGATAGTGAGCATTCTGCAATTTTTCAGTGTTTACAGAGCGGGAAAAGAGATGATCTTGATTCTCTGATCATTACAGCATCAGGGGGACCGTTCCGTAAGAAAACGACAGAAGAATTAAAACATGTGACAGTAGAAGATGCGCTGAATCATCCAAATTGGTCAATGGGACGAAAGATTACGATTGATTCCGCAACGTTAGTGAATAAAGGACTCGAAGTGATCGAAGCCAAATGGTTGTTTGGAGTGGATTTTGATAATATTCATGTTGTAGTACAACCAAAGAGTGTGATCCATTCTATGATTCAGTTTAAGGATGGAAGTGTGATCGCACAGCTTGGAACACCGGATATGAAATTACCGATTCAATATGCATTATTTTATCCACAACATAGAAATCTTGCGGGAGAACGTCTGGATTTTGCAAAATTAAAAGAAATTACATTTGAAGAACCACCAGTGGATGTTCTAAAAGGACTTCCTTATGCATATAAAGCAGGTAGGATCGGTGGAAGCATGCCAACAGTCTTAAATGCTGCAAATGAAAAAGCAGTTGCATTATTTTTAGGCCGTAAGATTCAGTTTTTAGATATTTACGACATCATTGAAGACACAATGAATGCCCATAAAGTTATTGAGAATCCGACACTGGAAGAAGTGTTAGAGACAGAGCAATGGGTGTATGAACACATAGAAAGCAGGTAG
- the rseP gene encoding RIP metalloprotease RseP, with product MNIIIAILIFGIIIIVHELGHFLIAKKNGIQVDEFCIGLGPTIIGKQVGETFYSVKLLPFGGACMMGEDEDRPEENAFNNKSVWARMGVIFGGPFFNFILAFIFSIIVIGMSGADIPKISKVEKDSPAYEAGIRKGDTMIKVAGKKMHNYREFSYYMYLDYDGGKIPITILQNGKEKNINVTPEYDKERGQYLIGITWNGYQKVGPLKTIEYSFREVGLQVKITLKSVKMLVSQKLGVKDLSGPVGIVKTVGDQYTQAAAYGFKTVFLTMVNWIILISANLGVMNLLPLPALDGGRLLFLIIEAITGKAVPQNMEALVHTAGLILLMLLMVFVMYQDIVKIFM from the coding sequence TTGAATATTATCATTGCAATTTTGATTTTTGGAATTATTATTATTGTGCATGAATTAGGGCATTTTCTGATCGCTAAGAAAAATGGGATTCAGGTAGATGAATTTTGCATTGGACTTGGACCAACGATTATAGGAAAGCAGGTTGGAGAGACTTTTTATTCTGTCAAACTGCTGCCATTTGGTGGTGCATGTATGATGGGAGAAGATGAAGACCGACCTGAAGAAAATGCGTTTAATAATAAGTCCGTCTGGGCAAGGATGGGAGTTATTTTTGGAGGACCATTTTTTAACTTTATCTTAGCGTTTATATTTTCAATTATAGTGATCGGAATGTCTGGTGCTGACATTCCGAAGATTTCCAAAGTAGAAAAAGATTCACCAGCATATGAAGCAGGAATCCGTAAAGGAGATACTATGATCAAAGTTGCTGGAAAGAAAATGCACAATTACAGAGAGTTTTCCTATTATATGTATTTAGATTATGATGGAGGGAAAATTCCGATCACGATATTACAAAACGGAAAAGAAAAAAATATAAACGTCACACCAGAGTATGATAAAGAACGAGGACAATATCTGATCGGGATTACCTGGAATGGGTATCAGAAAGTAGGTCCGTTAAAAACGATCGAATACAGTTTCCGAGAAGTAGGATTGCAGGTAAAGATTACTTTAAAGAGTGTAAAGATGTTAGTTTCACAAAAACTTGGTGTGAAAGATCTTTCAGGACCAGTGGGAATTGTCAAAACGGTCGGAGACCAATATACACAGGCTGCCGCCTATGGATTTAAAACAGTATTTTTGACAATGGTAAACTGGATCATTTTGATCAGCGCAAACCTTGGTGTGATGAATTTATTGCCATTACCAGCACTTGATGGAGGCCGTTTATTGTTTTTGATCATAGAAGCAATTACTGGAAAGGCTGTGCCACAGAATATGGAAGCGCTGGTACACACTGCAGGATTGATCTTATTAATGCTTTTGATGGTATTTGTAATGTATCAGGATATTGTAAAGATTTTCATGTAA
- the frr gene encoding ribosome recycling factor, whose protein sequence is MLKQFEDKMQKSLDSMANDFMTIRAGRANPHVLDKVKVDYYGVATPVAQVGNVSVPEARTIMIQPWEPNLLKEIEKAILVSDIGITPTNDGKAIRLNFPDLTEERRKELAKDVKKRGEEAKVAVRNIRRDANDFVKKQNKAGDLNDDQAKDEEDKVQKMTDKYIKQIDEAVDAKSKEIMTV, encoded by the coding sequence ATGTTAAAACAATTTGAAGACAAGATGCAGAAATCTTTAGACAGTATGGCGAATGATTTTATGACAATTCGTGCAGGACGTGCCAATCCTCATGTATTAGATAAAGTCAAAGTTGATTATTATGGAGTTGCAACTCCTGTAGCACAGGTTGGTAATGTTTCTGTACCTGAAGCAAGAACGATCATGATTCAGCCATGGGAGCCAAACTTATTAAAAGAGATCGAGAAAGCGATTTTAGTATCTGATATCGGGATCACACCAACAAATGATGGTAAAGCAATCCGATTAAACTTCCCAGATCTTACAGAAGAACGAAGAAAAGAGCTTGCAAAAGATGTCAAGAAACGTGGAGAAGAAGCAAAGGTAGCAGTTAGAAATATCCGTCGTGATGCAAATGATTTTGTCAAGAAACAGAATAAAGCCGGAGATTTAAATGATGATCAGGCAAAAGATGAAGAAGACAAAGTACAGAAGATGACAGATAAATACATCAAACAGATTGATGAAGCAGTTGATGCAAAATCAAAAGAAATCATGACAGTTTAA
- the pyrH gene encoding UMP kinase, producing MKRVLLKLSGEALAGDKKTGFDEATCADAARQVKTLVDEGLQVAIVIGGGNFWRGRTSESMERTKADQIGMLATVMNCIYVSDAFRTAGMETEVYTPFVCGAFTELFSKDKAVKALDEGKVVFFAGGTGHPYFSTDTATALRAIEIEADAILLAKSIDGVYDSDPAVNENAVKYDSITMEEVLDQKLGVIDLTATIMCLENKMPLAVFGLNEENSIENLMKGEFNGTYVTV from the coding sequence ATGAAACGTGTGCTTTTAAAGTTAAGTGGAGAAGCACTTGCCGGAGATAAGAAGACAGGATTTGATGAAGCAACATGTGCAGATGCAGCACGTCAGGTAAAGACATTAGTAGATGAGGGACTTCAGGTAGCGATCGTTATCGGAGGAGGAAACTTCTGGAGAGGACGTACAAGCGAGAGTATGGAACGTACAAAAGCTGATCAGATCGGAATGCTTGCGACAGTTATGAACTGTATCTATGTATCCGATGCATTCAGAACAGCAGGAATGGAAACAGAAGTATATACTCCATTTGTATGCGGAGCATTTACAGAATTATTTTCCAAAGATAAAGCAGTCAAAGCTTTAGATGAAGGAAAGGTTGTATTTTTTGCAGGTGGAACAGGACATCCTTATTTCTCAACAGATACAGCAACAGCACTTCGTGCGATCGAGATTGAAGCAGATGCGATCTTATTAGCAAAATCAATTGACGGCGTATATGACAGTGATCCTGCTGTGAATGAAAATGCGGTGAAATATGACAGTATCACAATGGAAGAAGTATTGGATCAGAAATTAGGAGTGATCGACCTAACAGCAACGATCATGTGCCTTGAAAATAAGATGCCATTAGCAGTTTTTGGATTAAATGAAGAAAACAGCATTGAGAATTTAATGAAAGGTGAATTTAACGGAACATATGTAACCGTTTGA
- a CDS encoding acyl-CoA dehydratase activase, with the protein MMNNEMTKSNEQNILVGIDVGSTTTKIVAVDANDRHQLLFSDYARHHANQIASVIRSIKKFCGHIRDKKIRLCLTGSGAKPVASILKVPFVQEVAANAIALQDQFDQVGTAIELGGQDAKMIFFKDSENGQSQSVSDMRMNGSCAGGTGAFIDEIASVLKVPVEQFNELAQKGTHLYDISGRCGVYAKTDIQPLLNQGAAKEDLALSAFHAIAKQTIGGLAQGLEIKKPVAFEGGPLTFHPTLVKVFAERLNLKEDEILCPKHSELMIAYGAALSLDKMFADSKPKDVNKMLVILEDAQKDHSHVSGEIAKPFFESKEEENAFKEAHKKKQVTWKKPQKGEVVRCFLGIDAGSTTTKFVLLDEQEEILDSFYAPNEGDPLKVAKEALICLRKRYEEAGAELEILSAGTTGYGEMLFSKAFEIPCHTVETVAHARASEKYVKDASFILDIGGQDMKAIWLEDGVITNILLNEACSSGCGSFLENFASSLHIPTKEIAKKAFASKNPAVLGSRCTVFMNSSIITEQRNGKNPEDIMAGLCRSIIQNVFTKVIRVSNLDSLGTKIVVQGGTFENDAVLRAMEEYVGREVIRAPYPGIMGAIGVGLIAKEQYEKNPKEVSTWDLRDLDTFSYEQQANAPCPFCTNHCQRTIVQFSNGNSWVTNNRCEKGEIIGDPRNDEVGKQLKETIRKTQSVPDLFQERKKLLFKEYPYPVPKTERDITIGIPRVLSYWDTMPFWTTFFKSLGYKVQLSDESTREIYESGLSAVTSDTVCFPAKLVHGHLRNLVKKYHVDRIFMPSITTVPPENMEKTSESMCAVVKGYPIVIRNSDNPQDKWNVPFDAPLFHWHTKKDRQHQLVKYMEEVYHVSKEEVMNAMHTADQAQKSFDQQLKKRGEEILNEVKEKNEFAVVLASRPYQNDTLVNHDLSKMFTKAGIAVLTADSLPEVNQTELSKSRLDIVNNYHARMLSSAILCAQSEHLEYVQLVSFGCGHDAYLSDEITRMMKEISGKTPLILKVDESDNQGPLGIRVRSFLETVKMGREKHQKLEVKELQEPYPVKFTKENRKEKIALVPNTSHAFCRIMTAALRGQGIRAVALDIGREEAIRLGKKYVHNDICFPAQIVIGEALAALESGKYDDKDVAIVMGKYVGDCRLTHYGALLRKALDDAGYDHIPILTNDDADSHNMHPGFKLNLASSVKIAFALPMIDVLEELLRKIRPYETVKGSADEAFDKALDLVIDGLEKSGVLGARKGFKKAISIMKNISYDRTNLKPQILIVGEYLLNFHPGANHDIEKYLEENGFEIIEARMTDVIRKTYFYQDSQIREYHLNKPMDQKIWFRTADMFFDLAHSLTDSIAKGHPLYKPAIRMDDLVKDSDPIIHHTFDAGEGVLIPGEIIHHAKHGCKYFLILQPFGCLPNHVVGRGISKKLKEMYPNAQILPLDYDPDVSFANIENRLQMLVMNAKQEILEENEERDRRRSHHYMESDKKTYRRKKYGVEKTSGV; encoded by the coding sequence ATGATGAATAACGAAATGACAAAATCAAACGAACAAAATATATTAGTCGGGATCGACGTAGGATCTACGACAACCAAAATAGTAGCAGTTGATGCCAATGACCGTCATCAACTGTTATTTTCTGATTATGCAAGACATCATGCAAATCAGATCGCAAGTGTGATCCGAAGCATTAAGAAGTTTTGCGGACATATAAGAGATAAGAAGATCAGATTGTGTCTGACTGGCTCTGGGGCAAAACCAGTGGCATCTATTTTAAAAGTACCATTTGTGCAGGAAGTTGCAGCCAATGCGATCGCATTACAAGATCAGTTTGACCAGGTCGGAACGGCAATTGAGTTAGGTGGACAGGATGCCAAGATGATCTTTTTTAAAGATTCTGAAAATGGACAGTCACAAAGTGTTTCCGATATGCGTATGAATGGAAGCTGTGCGGGTGGAACGGGAGCATTTATTGATGAAATTGCATCCGTATTAAAAGTACCAGTGGAACAGTTTAATGAGTTGGCACAAAAAGGAACACATTTATATGATATTTCTGGAAGATGCGGGGTATATGCAAAGACAGATATCCAACCACTTCTGAATCAGGGAGCAGCCAAGGAAGACCTTGCGTTATCCGCATTCCATGCGATCGCGAAACAGACGATCGGAGGGTTGGCACAGGGATTGGAGATTAAAAAACCTGTCGCATTTGAAGGTGGACCATTAACATTTCATCCAACTCTGGTAAAAGTTTTTGCTGAACGTCTGAATTTGAAAGAAGATGAGATTCTTTGTCCAAAGCATTCAGAATTAATGATTGCATATGGGGCAGCATTATCTTTGGATAAGATGTTTGCAGACAGCAAACCAAAAGATGTGAATAAAATGTTAGTAATACTGGAAGACGCACAGAAAGATCATTCCCACGTTTCAGGAGAAATTGCAAAACCATTTTTTGAATCAAAAGAAGAAGAAAATGCTTTTAAAGAAGCACATAAGAAGAAACAGGTGACATGGAAGAAACCACAAAAAGGAGAGGTTGTTCGATGTTTTCTTGGGATTGATGCAGGAAGTACCACAACAAAATTTGTATTATTAGATGAACAAGAAGAAATTCTGGATTCTTTTTATGCACCGAATGAAGGGGATCCGCTGAAAGTAGCGAAAGAGGCCTTGATCTGTTTAAGAAAACGATATGAAGAAGCAGGAGCAGAATTAGAAATTTTATCAGCTGGTACGACTGGGTATGGAGAAATGCTGTTTTCCAAAGCTTTTGAAATCCCTTGCCATACGGTTGAGACGGTAGCACATGCAAGAGCTTCTGAAAAATATGTCAAAGACGCCTCTTTTATTTTGGATATTGGTGGACAGGATATGAAAGCAATCTGGTTAGAGGATGGAGTTATCACAAATATTTTATTAAATGAGGCGTGCTCTTCTGGATGCGGTTCATTCCTTGAAAACTTCGCATCCTCTTTACATATTCCGACAAAAGAGATTGCAAAGAAAGCGTTTGCGTCTAAAAACCCAGCAGTTTTGGGTAGTCGTTGTACGGTATTTATGAACAGCAGTATTATCACAGAGCAGCGAAACGGTAAGAATCCAGAAGATATCATGGCTGGATTATGCAGATCGATCATCCAGAATGTATTTACAAAGGTTATCCGCGTATCAAATCTTGATTCTCTTGGAACTAAGATTGTGGTACAAGGTGGCACTTTTGAAAATGATGCGGTTTTACGTGCGATGGAAGAATATGTAGGAAGAGAAGTGATCAGAGCACCATATCCAGGGATCATGGGTGCAATTGGTGTCGGATTGATCGCAAAAGAGCAATATGAGAAGAATCCGAAAGAAGTGAGCACATGGGATCTTCGTGATTTAGATACATTTTCTTATGAGCAGCAGGCGAATGCACCTTGTCCATTTTGTACGAATCATTGTCAAAGAACAATTGTTCAATTTTCAAATGGAAATTCCTGGGTAACAAATAATCGATGTGAAAAAGGCGAGATCATCGGAGATCCAAGAAATGATGAGGTTGGAAAGCAGTTAAAAGAAACAATCCGAAAAACACAGAGTGTTCCAGATTTATTCCAAGAGCGAAAGAAATTATTGTTCAAAGAATATCCTTATCCAGTGCCTAAAACAGAAAGAGATATCACGATCGGAATTCCAAGAGTGTTATCCTATTGGGATACGATGCCATTTTGGACAACTTTTTTCAAAAGTTTGGGATACAAAGTACAATTATCGGATGAAAGCACAAGAGAGATTTATGAAAGTGGATTGTCAGCAGTGACATCAGACACGGTATGTTTTCCAGCAAAACTTGTGCATGGACATCTTAGAAATCTGGTGAAAAAATATCATGTAGATCGTATTTTTATGCCATCGATCACAACAGTACCGCCAGAGAATATGGAAAAAACAAGTGAGTCTATGTGTGCGGTGGTAAAAGGTTATCCGATCGTTATCAGGAATTCTGATAATCCACAGGATAAATGGAATGTGCCATTTGATGCACCATTATTCCATTGGCATACCAAAAAGGACAGACAGCATCAGTTGGTAAAATATATGGAAGAAGTATATCATGTCTCAAAAGAAGAGGTTATGAATGCAATGCATACAGCAGATCAGGCTCAGAAATCTTTTGACCAACAGTTAAAGAAACGAGGAGAAGAGATTCTAAATGAAGTAAAGGAAAAGAATGAATTTGCAGTTGTTTTAGCATCTCGTCCATATCAGAACGATACACTGGTTAATCACGATCTGTCTAAGATGTTTACAAAAGCAGGCATCGCAGTCTTAACCGCAGATTCCCTGCCAGAAGTGAATCAGACAGAACTCTCAAAAAGCCGTCTGGATATTGTAAATAACTATCATGCTAGAATGTTATCTTCTGCTATCTTATGTGCGCAAAGTGAGCATCTGGAATATGTACAGCTCGTAAGTTTTGGATGTGGACACGATGCTTATCTATCCGATGAGATCACGAGAATGATGAAAGAAATTTCCGGGAAAACACCATTGATCTTAAAAGTAGATGAAAGTGATAATCAAGGACCATTGGGAATCCGTGTGCGTTCTTTCTTGGAGACAGTGAAAATGGGACGTGAGAAACATCAGAAATTAGAAGTAAAAGAGTTGCAAGAACCATATCCAGTCAAGTTTACAAAAGAAAACAGGAAAGAAAAAATCGCATTGGTTCCAAATACATCGCATGCATTTTGCAGAATTATGACAGCAGCATTAAGAGGACAAGGAATTCGGGCGGTTGCTTTGGATATCGGGCGTGAAGAAGCAATTCGTTTGGGAAAGAAATATGTACATAATGATATCTGTTTCCCAGCACAGATCGTCATCGGAGAAGCATTGGCGGCACTGGAAAGTGGAAAGTATGATGACAAAGATGTTGCGATCGTTATGGGAAAATATGTTGGGGACTGTCGACTGACACATTATGGGGCACTACTAAGAAAAGCTCTTGATGATGCAGGATATGACCATATTCCGATCCTGACAAATGATGATGCAGATTCTCATAATATGCACCCAGGATTTAAATTAAATCTGGCATCTTCTGTAAAAATCGCATTTGCATTACCGATGATCGATGTATTGGAGGAATTATTACGAAAGATCCGTCCATATGAAACAGTCAAAGGAAGTGCGGATGAAGCGTTTGACAAAGCCCTTGATCTTGTAATCGATGGATTGGAAAAGTCAGGAGTTCTTGGTGCAAGAAAAGGATTTAAGAAGGCTATTTCTATCATGAAAAATATTTCTTATGATCGTACGAACTTAAAACCACAGATTCTGATCGTTGGGGAATATCTTCTGAACTTTCATCCAGGAGCAAACCATGACATTGAAAAATATCTGGAAGAAAATGGATTTGAGATCATTGAAGCACGTATGACGGATGTTATCCGTAAGACATACTTTTATCAGGATTCACAGATCAGGGAATATCATTTAAATAAACCAATGGATCAAAAGATCTGGTTTCGGACAGCAGACATGTTCTTTGATCTTGCACACAGTCTGACCGATTCCATTGCAAAAGGACATCCTTTATATAAACCAGCGATCCGTATGGATGATCTGGTAAAAGACAGTGATCCGATCATTCATCATACATTTGATGCAGGAGAGGGTGTGCTGATTCCAGGAGAGATCATTCATCACGCAAAACATGGATGCAAGTATTTCTTGATCTTACAGCCATTTGGATGCCTGCCAAACCATGTTGTTGGAAGAGGTATTTCTAAAAAATTAAAAGAAATGTATCCAAATGCACAGATTCTTCCATTAGACTATGATCCAGATGTCAGTTTTGCGAATATCGAAAATCGTCTGCAGATGCTTGTTATGAATGCGAAACAAGAAATCTTGGAAGAAAATGAAGAACGAGACCGTAGAAGAAGTCATCACTATATGGAAAGTGACAAAAAAACATATCGTAGAAAGAAATATGGTGTCGAAAAAACTTCTGGTGTATAA